In a genomic window of Dyadobacter fermentans DSM 18053:
- a CDS encoding winged helix-turn-helix transcriptional regulator, with the protein MTKIKESSTYNANREIVMQECPVTYVMNKIGGHWKPIILYHLLAGSKRYSEIRKAMPHITEKMLIQHLKQLENDRLLIREAKPVVPPYVTYTLTEGGRELESVINAMAEWAYRDMKRSHAAVEAEIAA; encoded by the coding sequence ATGACTAAAATCAAAGAAAGCTCGACTTACAATGCGAACCGCGAGATCGTAATGCAGGAATGTCCGGTTACGTATGTGATGAACAAGATCGGCGGCCACTGGAAGCCCATCATTCTTTATCACCTGCTGGCCGGGAGCAAGCGTTACAGCGAAATCCGGAAGGCGATGCCGCATATCACCGAAAAAATGCTGATTCAGCATTTAAAACAGCTGGAAAACGACCGTTTGCTCATCCGCGAGGCTAAGCCGGTGGTGCCGCCGTATGTTACCTACACGCTCACCGAAGGCGGCCGGGAGCTCGAATCGGTGATTAACGCGATGGCGGAATGGGCTTACCGTGATATGAAACGGAGCCATGCGGCAGTTGAGGCGGAAATCGCGGCGTGA
- a CDS encoding SDR family oxidoreductase, with protein MKYIITGSLGNISLPVTQNLLKAGHEVVVISSNTDKKEQIENLGAQAAIGSVQDPVFLEAAFRGGDVAYLMIPSVFSLSDYAAFQIDVADKYVQAIQSAGITRIVLLSSIGAHMRKGAGPIDALGYLEEKLAEVQGLQVKILRPSYFFNNLYSQIGLIKNAGIAGSNFGGTDEKLVLVDTDDIAKVATEQLLAPFPEAQTITYISSDERHPTEIAAVLGAAVGKEGTPWVTFSDEDSYNGMLQAGLNESFAGLYRDMGQALQNGTMQEDYWKNSSEIKGSFKLEDFAKRFAGAYQA; from the coding sequence ATGAAATACATCATCACAGGGTCACTCGGCAACATTAGCCTGCCCGTTACCCAAAATCTCTTAAAAGCTGGTCACGAAGTAGTGGTTATCAGCAGCAACACCGATAAAAAAGAGCAGATCGAAAACCTCGGCGCGCAAGCGGCGATCGGTTCGGTACAAGATCCGGTCTTCCTCGAAGCGGCGTTCCGGGGCGGCGACGTGGCCTATCTCATGATCCCGAGCGTGTTTTCTCTGAGCGATTACGCCGCGTTCCAGATTGACGTAGCCGATAAATACGTGCAAGCCATTCAATCGGCTGGCATCACGCGCATTGTGCTCCTGAGCAGCATCGGCGCACACATGCGCAAGGGCGCCGGGCCGATCGACGCATTGGGTTATCTGGAAGAAAAGCTGGCAGAAGTCCAGGGATTGCAGGTCAAAATCCTGCGTCCTTCCTACTTTTTTAATAACCTTTATTCACAAATCGGGCTAATAAAAAATGCGGGAATCGCGGGCAGCAACTTCGGCGGCACGGACGAGAAACTCGTGCTGGTAGATACCGACGACATCGCCAAAGTAGCCACCGAGCAGCTTCTCGCGCCATTTCCCGAAGCTCAAACGATCACCTACATTTCCAGCGACGAACGCCACCCGACCGAAATCGCCGCCGTCCTCGGCGCGGCCGTAGGCAAGGAAGGAACACCCTGGGTTACATTCTCCGACGAAGACAGCTACAACGGCATGCTCCAAGCCGGCCTGAACGAAAGCTTCGCCGGCCTCTACCGCGACATGGGCCAGGCGCTGCAGAACGGCACAATGCAGGAAGACTACTGGAAAAACAGCAGCGAAATCAAAGGAAGTTTCAAACTCGAAGACTTCGCCAAGCGCTTCGCCGGCGCTTATCAGGCTTAA
- a CDS encoding methyltransferase domain-containing protein produces MAWNPEVYNKFKSERSAPFYDLMALLKVRPGLEVIDLGCGTGELTAKLADTLPESRVLGVDSSQEMLGSSQKANGSTLNFECITIENQLEKPQQWDVVFSNAALQWIPDHRALFPRLISKIKPGGQLLVQMPAQHHNLTNRLLNELATRETYASAYEGWNRLSPVLELDSYAQLLFENGSKSMQVSEKIYPLVLNDVDALLTWVSGTALIPYLQRLPEELKAVFVEDYKAMLKSHFPKTPVFYPFKRILIGAEF; encoded by the coding sequence ATGGCCTGGAACCCCGAAGTGTATAATAAGTTTAAATCAGAGCGCTCGGCGCCGTTTTACGATTTGATGGCGTTGCTGAAAGTCCGGCCGGGGCTGGAAGTGATCGATTTGGGTTGCGGAACGGGCGAATTAACGGCCAAGTTGGCTGATACCCTGCCGGAATCCCGGGTCTTGGGCGTGGATTCTTCCCAGGAAATGCTGGGCAGTTCACAAAAAGCGAATGGTAGTACATTGAATTTTGAATGCATCACGATCGAAAACCAGCTCGAAAAGCCGCAGCAATGGGATGTGGTTTTCTCCAATGCAGCCTTGCAATGGATACCGGATCATCGCGCGCTATTCCCCCGGCTCATTTCCAAAATAAAGCCCGGCGGCCAGCTGCTGGTGCAAATGCCTGCCCAGCATCACAACCTAACCAACCGTTTGCTCAATGAGCTCGCCACACGGGAAACTTATGCATCGGCATACGAGGGCTGGAACCGCCTGTCACCCGTATTGGAACTGGACAGTTACGCCCAGCTGCTTTTCGAAAACGGAAGCAAATCCATGCAGGTGTCTGAAAAAATATACCCGCTCGTGCTGAACGACGTGGACGCGCTGCTGACCTGGGTTTCCGGCACGGCACTGATTCCCTACCTCCAACGCTTGCCGGAGGAGTTGAAAGCGGTATTTGTAGAAGATTACAAGGCAATGCTAAAAAGCCACTTCCCGAAAACCCCTGTTTTTTATCCGTTTAAGCGGATCTTGATAGGGGCGGAATTTTGA
- a CDS encoding ATP-binding protein, with protein MIPRIAKEEIDELLDNFPAVGVLGPRQIGKTTLAELVAESLDPKPIYLDLENPLDLAKLNAPEVYFEAHKGSLIILDEVHRVPELFPVLRGVIDRRRKEGLRSRQFLILGSASLDLLRQSSETLAGRIAYRELSGFVINEIEETGPGAQDKLWLRGGFPDSFLSKNDVNSFRWRLNFINTYLERDIPQFGPRIPTVLLRRLWTMLAHHQGGQLNTAQLSSSLDIALPTVKRYVELLEDLFLIRTLRPWSGNVGKRLVKTPKVYIRDSGLTHALLNLATYDDLLGHPVSGNSWEGFVIENLMAAVPMGMTPWYYRTSAGAEIDLVLERGPKERYAIEIKRSLSPALSKGFYLGCEDIGAEKRFLVYPGKERFPLAKDVTAIPLADMVTELLNLKI; from the coding sequence ATGATACCACGGATAGCGAAGGAAGAAATTGATGAGTTGCTGGATAATTTTCCAGCTGTGGGCGTATTAGGGCCACGGCAAATTGGCAAAACTACGCTTGCCGAGCTCGTGGCTGAGTCGCTCGATCCCAAACCCATTTACCTCGACCTTGAAAATCCACTTGATCTGGCCAAACTCAATGCGCCGGAGGTGTATTTCGAAGCGCACAAGGGAAGTCTGATTATCCTGGATGAAGTGCATCGTGTGCCCGAACTTTTCCCGGTGCTGCGTGGCGTTATCGACCGGCGCAGAAAAGAAGGATTGCGTTCACGCCAGTTTCTGATCCTCGGCTCCGCCTCCCTCGATCTCTTGAGACAATCGTCCGAGACATTGGCCGGAAGGATTGCTTACCGTGAGCTTTCGGGGTTTGTTATTAATGAAATTGAAGAAACCGGCCCCGGCGCGCAGGATAAATTGTGGCTGCGGGGTGGCTTTCCAGATAGTTTTTTGTCCAAAAACGACGTGAACAGCTTTCGCTGGCGGCTCAATTTTATTAATACTTATCTGGAAAGGGACATTCCGCAGTTCGGGCCGCGCATTCCCACTGTCTTGTTGAGAAGACTTTGGACCATGCTCGCGCACCATCAGGGCGGGCAGTTGAATACGGCGCAGCTGAGTTCAAGCCTCGATATCGCATTGCCGACGGTGAAACGCTATGTGGAGCTGCTCGAAGACCTTTTTCTGATACGGACATTGCGGCCCTGGTCGGGAAATGTGGGCAAACGACTTGTGAAAACACCCAAAGTATATATCCGTGATAGCGGCCTCACGCATGCGCTGCTCAACCTCGCCACGTACGATGATTTGCTTGGCCACCCGGTGTCGGGCAATAGCTGGGAGGGGTTTGTGATAGAAAACCTAATGGCTGCGGTGCCTATGGGCATGACGCCCTGGTATTACCGCACCTCCGCGGGAGCAGAAATTGACCTGGTTCTCGAAAGGGGGCCGAAGGAGCGGTATGCAATCGAAATAAAAAGATCGCTGTCTCCCGCGCTTTCGAAAGGTTTTTACCTGGGTTGCGAAGATATCGGAGCCGAGAAACGTTTTTTGGTATATCCCGGCAAAGAGAGGTTTCCCCTTGCAAAGGACGTTACGGCCATTCCGCTGGCGGATATGGTTACCGAATTACTCAATCTGAAAATATAA